Genomic DNA from Rana temporaria chromosome 1, aRanTem1.1, whole genome shotgun sequence:
CTCAAGAACCAGCGGagaaactcgagcctgcagaggaatggagtttgcGGCAGCAAATCTACTGTCAATGAAAAGACCACCAGCACCAGAATCCACCAACGCCTGAGCCATCACCGAACCTCcagcccaggagaggacaacggtgagaagtggtttatcagcacggaaaaccggggacgaagaaactccacccaagatctgtccccgacaggatctcaggtgcgagcgtttcccggacggttcggacatgacaaccgaaaatgcccactgaggcctctccccctcagacaggcgagcaaacctcagctgcatgggttcaccctcaGGCacatcaaccccaggaggcgtgggaggagagggaggtacgggtgggacagcaaacgtaggcgccaatctgtaggaaggcctccgcaggctctccttaaaggaaggtctctccctgagtctggtgtcaatcaataccAGGAAAGAAATGAGAGCCTTGAGCTCCACGGGTAGGTCTTTAGCCGCAATCTCATCTTTCAAGGTGtcagagagaccatgggagaaggcagccaccagggcctcattattccagcccacctctgctgccagggtacgaaactcaatggcgtattcggctaccgatcaTGAACCCTGTCTAATGGACatgaggagcttcgcagcagaggcagagcgagccggcacatcaaaagccctccgaagagaagcaacaaaaccggaaaactcggcaaccaccggattgttgttctcccataaaggacttgcccaggccaaggccttgtccgagagcagagagatcaggaagcccacctttgatctctcagtgggaaaagcatgtggcagcaactcgaaataaatgcccacttggttaaagaagcctcggcactgagttggctcacccccaaagcgctgtgagaggggggcagaaccggtcataccccgagacactGCAGGCGCAACAACGGGtgccggggtagactctggcgcaacaaccggagcagcAGTGGAAGCGGTaacaggagcgacaaccggcctagCAGCAGCAGGAGCGAGATGAGcagtgcgtgcaagcagggtttgcaacgcctgagcgaactgacccagcaggtgatcctgctgatcaagtctggcaactaGCATGGGTagtgaggatggccctgtaccatCAGGATTCATGTCTTGGGCCTAATGTcaaggaagcatgaatcagacgtacaaaacagataaatgaataagaagattttattggaaaccaaacagcaatGTCAAAGTCCACACTGACGGTCGGAACAGCCAGAAGAGTAGTCCaacggtgccagggtcgatagccagggatgagagtcagccaagccggagtctgtagccagagacggggtgaaacaaagccggggatcaggaaccagaaggaacgtccgAAGCCGGGTCGGTGACCAGGAGCAacagcacgatcacagaaggggtgtcagacaaaaggcccaagcgaggaaatgctgcagctgccttcatatatatatatatagaaaaagaaaaagtcgCGCCAGTCTATTAATTGACACTCAAAACTTTGTGTGAACACAAATAATGTtgtgaataaatataaaaaaagtccaaaagaaaaataatgtccCTGGAACAGACGAGAATATCGCACCAGCCTGTATAGGAGACATTCAAATCCTTGGTGAAATATACATAATAGTGTGATGATAAAGTCCAAACAACTCTGAAGTTTCTTGggacaaacaacacccggtgcacaAATGGTTaagtgagccaccaccacatggactggggcTTACCAGAACACATATAAATAACAGCGTCATTTAATAGTTGCAGCAGGATATCCAGGGAGTATGCGGGAAAACCAGTGGCATGTCATGCAGAGAGAAagccgcacatagcgtaatacgtccAAAAATACGTTTATTAAAAGAATAAAAACCTACTTACATCATTAAAAATGAATACAGGCATATAAGAAGcagtttgccggccggcatagataggagcccttcctcctcgtacgaacgcggtgacgtcactgcacgccgtcgaCCCAGACGAGTTTCGTTATAGGATAACATTTTCAATgggatgggctctgcagtgaCTCACCGCTTTAAATAACCAGGCCTCGCTTTGATCGCCAGGAACCGGAAGTGGCGAAAACGCCATTTTGGAAGTGGGATACTGTATCGAAACAGCATACCGAGACAGGGATGCCTCGAATTAAAGACAGAGAGATTCCATGCCCTATAAGAACaggattatttaaaaaataaataatatatatagaacAAAAGTGAACCTAATTATCACAGATTGACAATGATCATTAGAGCAGCCAAAACTTATATAAATACCTGTGTAACATGCTACGAACACTCACTCCCCCTTGTGGGAAAGCGAGGAATTACGTGCACAAGTTAACTGGGAAAATAAATATTGAGCCTTCAACCAAAAAAGGCAGGAGGAATTAATTAATAACTCCTTTGCCAAATGTAATCCAGGGCCACAATAATTGGCCACTATAGATGTTACATGATGAATATACACTAATGAGTGCCAAAAATATAATTAAGTGAACAATATTTATGAATATTTAAATGTTCAAAAAACATTATGTTTTTAATTATCAATTGGATGGTGATCTGTTCTCAAATATATAACCACTAACCCTGAGAATCTAACATTAATCACCCTTATTGGATATGATCGggagtatttatttatatttaattattttatatttactcaCAATTATTTGAGATCACtataatttatattttaattgATAATTAAAAACATAATGTTTTTTGAACATTTAAATATTCATAAATATTGTTCACTTAATTATATTTTTGGCACTCATTAGTGTATATTCATCGTGTAACATCTATAGTGGCCAATTATTGTGGCCCTGGATTACATTTGGCGAAGGAGTTATTAATTAATTCCTCCTGCCTTTTTTGGTTGAAGGCCCAATATTTATTTTCCCAGTTAACTTTTGCACGTAATTCCTCGCTTTCCCACAAGGGGGAGTGAGTGTTCGTAGCCTGTTACACAGGTATTTATATACGTTTTTGGCTGCTCTAATGATCATTGTCAATCTATGATAATTCTCATTAGGTTCACTTTTgttctatatatattatttattttttaaataatcctGTTCTTATAGGGCATGAATCTCCCTGTCTTTAATTCGAGGCATCCCTGTCTCGGTATGCTGTTTCGATACAGTATCCTACTTCCAAAATGGCGTTTTCGCCACTTCCGGTTCCTGGCGATCAAAGCGAGGCCTGGTTATTTAAAGCGGTgaatcactgcagagcccatcccattgaaaacgttatcctataacgaaacgcgtctgggtcgacggcgtgcagtgacgtcaccgcgttcgtacgaggaggaagggctcctatctatgccggccggcaaactgCTTCTTATATGCCTGTATTAATTTTTAATGATGTAAGTAGGTTTTTATTCTTTTAATAAACGTATTTTTggacgtattacgctatgtgcggctTTCTCTCTGCATGACATGCCACTGGTTTCCCACAACGGTCCAAGAGTTTCTGTCTGTATCGAGTTTACCATATCCCTCCGTGGATTTATTATTGAAGGATACACGCTGTACATCCGATTGATCCTGTGTTGTAACCATACTCCCTGGATATCCTGCTGCAACTATTAAATGACGCTGTTATTTATATGTGTTCTGGTAAgccccagtccatgtggtggcggctCACTTAACCATTtgtgcaccgggtgttgtttgtccCAAGAAACTTCAGAGTTGTTTGGACTTTATCATCACACTATTATGTATATTTCACCAAGGATTTGAATGTCTCCTATACAGGCTGGTGCGATATTCTCGTCTGTTCCAGggacattatttttcttttggacttttttttatatttattcacaACATTATTTGTGTTCACACAAAGTTTTGAGTGTCAATTAATAGACTGgcgcgattttttctttttctatattgTTTGTGTTATGACACGTTATTGCGGCCTTTCCCTATATTCACTTATTTAATCACATTGttttggttggcgcaattttctttttccaatatatatatatatatatataaatgctgagcagccagctcctcccagtgggaaggaggagccgcagggtgtggcaggttacaagaaccccatgaagcaagatggctgctagcACATGTCAGcgatgagaagcctgcaaagaggtaagaccatgacaatcagacccacccaggagcatctgcggcagaaggcaatggcaaaGTTCTACAGTATTGCAggaggccattgattgcacacatgtggcactacgcccccccccccccaccccgtgacacagagcacatataccgcaatcgtaagcattggaattccatcaacgtacaggtgatagccgatgcccaatgcctcatttgGCACGTCCAtgtcaaacacccagggtccagacacgacagctacatataccgtcaaagcaacatcccaacagaatttgaacagaacgtgtacgggaacagctggctggttggtgagtgacatggcagtcgggcatgactgtccgaccccatgatgcagacatcacgaggggcacatgcatgactaacatcctcctgtcttttcccttccaggtgactctgcatatgcacttgggccccatctcatgactcccttccggaatcccgaaaccagaggagagcaaaaatacaatgaagcacacgcacgtacccgtgcagtggtggaacgcacctttggcctcctgaagttccgtttccgatgcctggataagtccgaggggaccctgttgtattccccaaactttgtgtgccagatcatcggtgcatgttgcatgctgcacaacttcgcagtgagaaagggcctggagactgacatacatgatgacctgacccctgaaccagacattccccccctaaccgaggctaccccgtctgctgagggaagagcagtcaggagatgcctcacagtaggcatctttgcacgttaaacacacacattcatcatggcacaagaagaatgcacgcatgcacaccactgtggtccctagctcacacacaccacatcctcatcacattggattagcccaagtccaccatgcaggacttgggagcagcaacgccacgtcaagtctccaattatgtcgctgtccatttataccacattcacacggtcctggggatcacttctccctgacaactgagggtgacaccccttttccggcaggaatgtcacccccacattcaaacaccagtcacactgtagcctgcactactgaccgtgtgctgggtctaccaaaaaaaaaaaaatactcataacctgagttttcacaaaacaaaaataactcataacctgagtattaaaaaaaaaaattataatcaacGGCGCTGTCGTGGCCCACACCTGGTGCCACGGCCCaggccccggctcctcatgggagactcatggggtgggaaatcaggaggaggaggagcatcccctggtctctccacggctgactgcctgccctccaacaccAGGGCGATGCaggtgaggaccgcattggtgtcggcctgcagcagcctggaatgcctcccctccgcctggatGGCTGCAATATTTTCCCTGACAGCCTCTGCCAGGGCGTGGACCTCATCCAcgaggcctgctgtggtggcctgcagatccccaggcaggtgaccacgGCAGCAGAATTGGAGCCAACATCCTGGACAGCTTCAATCATGGTGGCataggaggccatgctgtcttccATACGCTCCATCTGcacggcaacctcacccagatgaGGCCTGTTCCCTCCTGAGGTGTTCCGGGAGGACATCAGACACCCccctagtcttcctggtcaccttcctgtggccagaagaggcttggggccgtgtaGAAGGGGGGACCCTTGAGGtggtagccctgttgggggaggagcctgaggggcttcccctgatggagggctGACTGGTCCCAGCCAAAGGGGGAGACCCCTCCAAATAGAGGCAGACCCCGTTGgcactggtcacctcctcctcaaccacctcctgaggagaggtgtggccactcccctccactgaTGAGTCATGGCTTGCCAGGGGGTCAGACTCtgactgatgtccgggggatggtgtgaactggccactGGCATTAGATTGCCCAGCACCCTCctacacatctgtggatgacacaaaacattcacatgttggagtacccacacacttgtcacatgttcccttccacccccacacttgctacacaccatataggagataaaacacacttacctgtcctcaaggcatcctcaatggagtcaaagccctccactccctccacttgatgcctgtggagacactgggcaaTCACCTGTTCCTCAGGAGTGAGCGTCAAAGTAGTTGCTGgttcccctccagtgcccctggcatgagccatCATCTTCGCCATCTTACCTTTGACCAGGCGACGCAGGTGGTTAATTTTTCGTTAATGTCATTGGTGGTCCTGACCTCGTATCCCAACACATTGACATCAGCCGCAATCTGCGCTAGGATCTCCGTCCTCCTGGCCTttgtggtgttggcactctctgcaccatgggacatggccctgatgatcacctccttctcctgtggggaaaagttcagcttcctcctcttctctgaacctggagcagacatggctgaaaaaaaaacagcaccaaaccaaccagcaaaaagtaccttgcttcagggggggaaacaagcggatgtacttttgcgctcaatgggcgcatgtctgggcgtatttatgccctgggcgtatctcagggaTTACGCCGGGCCAAGTTCTGAGTATGCGCAGAGAGGAGCgggacatagtcagcgtcatggcgcatgcgccgttcgttcggcccttcatttgcatggggtcatggttcaTTTAAAAGGAaaacgcccacttccttcctactttgaattacgacaGCTTACGCCGATGAATTTACGTCGCGCCGGCGCAAAGTTGGCCGGAAatgctctgaggatacggtacttgcctctctgagttgagccggcatagcggaaatgagatgcgctaagccggcctatatatgcgccgatgtacgtggatctggtccTATATGTTTAGCACATATACACATTTTTGAGTGTTTATGTTTGTACTGATAGTTTTGTTGCTATAACTTTTCTAATGAAAGGATTCTGCTAGTACTCCTAGATGTCTATTTCTGTCTTCTGGATCAGAACATATTCTGTGGTATCCAGACTAATGAAGGGCCACCTTCTGGAATGGTCCATGTGTTTCCACCAAGGTGTACTGTACATGCTGCATCATTGTAAACATCAGAAGCTCGGCTTCCCTACACTATTATATCTGTACTTTTACTCTTGAATAGATCATATAGCTCTATATTATCTCAGGTCCCAAGAGGTCAATGCTCCGAGGAATGTCTTCCGGGGTTCAGAAAATCTGTAAGAGAAGGATATCACCCATGTTGTTATAATTGTGCTCCGTGTTCAGAAGGAGAAATATCAAACCAATCTGGTAAGATTTATGTTTCTATAAGTATAAATTCTGATATTGAAttagaaaatgaaaacatttaaagtcctttaaccacttgccgaccggccaccgccgttatacgtcgacaaggTGGCTCGGATggacgagagcacgtagtatgacgtcctctctcccagccgtcACTAGGGGAACActagtaagaacacacccaggcatacttaaccccttccccgccccctagtgttaaccccttcactgccagtggcatttttatagtaatccaatgcatttttatagcactgatcgctataaaaatgccaatggtcccaaaaatgtgtcaaaagtgtccgaagtgtccgccgtaatgtcacagtaccgaaaaaaaaatcgctgatcgccgccattactagtaaaaaaaatataataaaaatgacataaaaataccccctattttgtaaacgctataacttttgcgcaaaccaatcaataaacgcttattgcaattttttttttacaaaaatttgtagaagaaaacgtatcggcctaaactggggaaaaaaatgttttttttttatatatttttggaggatatttattatagcaaaatgtaaaaaatattcatttttttcaaaattgtcgctctatttttgtttatagcgcaaaaactaaaaaccgcagaggtgatcaaataccaccaaaagaaagctctatttgtgggaaaaaaaggacgccaattttgtttgggagccatgtcgcacgaccgcgcaattgtctgttaaagcgacgcagtcccgaatcgcaaaaagtactctggtctttgggcagcattatggtccggggggtaagtggttaaagtgattctgTACACACTTTACACTTTGCAGGCCGAACATCTCCCTAAATTGTATGAAATTAATGATTACTGATGAGGCCTTTCTGCACTTTTCTTCTACCTCTGACCTTAGTAAAAACAacacacagtacacaaaaacactggctagccACACAGTTAATCCTTTTATCTcccctgatgtttaaccccttcccagccagtgtcattattacagtgacagtgcatatttttagcacagattactgtattagtgtcactggttcccgcaaagtgtcaaaagtgtcagttagtgtcagattgtcacCCAGACTTGTGTCACCAATCTCTCTCATTTCCACAATGTGGTCTCTATGTATATTCCCTTGACAGACTACAACTCGATCAAGTCTCAGCTACATATCCCTGGATCCAGATCCATTCAATCCACAGGTCTACACTCCACCTCTCTATCACCCAGCCTATCAGCAGACACCAACAATATCACAGTCcctctataagtcgctgatcactgccattactagtataaacaaATGTCATAAATATATACCACAGTtcacataaaccaatcaatatactcttattgggatatatattttttaccaaagatatgtagcagaatacaatttATGAaggaatgcaattttttttattgaatgtgttttatagcaggaagttcatttttattttcaagattgttggtctttttgtttatagcacacaaaacgcagaggtgaacaaaacttggcctggtcatgaaggggggtaaatcttctggaggtcaagtggttaaggaaaaatacagaaaaaatagtTAATACTGTCAAATAGCTACCGTGCCTAATGTTATTTTCACTTCTTTTTACTCTACAGACAGTGAACTCTGCAAGAAGTGTCCTGAAAATGAATGGCCTAACAAAGCTAAAACTATTTGTAGTGACAAGGTCAATGAGTATTTATCATACGAGGAGGACATTCtagttttatttttctctataaCTTCAGTCATATTTGCTACAACATCTCTCCTTCTACTTGGACTATTTGTTTGGTTTCGGAGCACTCCCATAGTCAGAGCCAATAACCGGAACCTCAGCTTcattctgctcctctccctcataCTGAGCTTCCTTTCTGTATTCCTGTTCCTTGGCCGTCCTGTGGATATTACCTGTATGCTGCAACAAGTCACTTTTGGAGTTCCCTTCACCATCTCAGCATCTTCTATCCTCGCCAAAACCATCATGGTCTTCATTGCTTTTAAAGCCACCAGACCTGGAAGCTGTTGTAGAAAATGGGTGGGAGTCAAACTTCCCAATACAGTCATGTTATTCTGCTCATCCATTCAGGTTATGAATTGCATTCTCTGGTTGTCCATCTCTCCACCATTTCAGGAGTATGACATGGACTCCTATCCTGGGAAGAtcatcattcagtgtaatgaagggtcagttatcggcttctactctatgttgggttatatggggtttctggcagctgtgagttttcttctggctttcatggtgaggacattaccggacagttttaatgaggccaagtacatcaccttcagcatgctggtgttctgcagtgtctggattgccatgatcccggcctatctgagcaccagagggaaatacatggtggctgtggagATATTCGCCATACTGACCTCCAGTGCTGGAATATTATTGTGTATGTTTTCTCCAAAACTctacattttacttttcaaaCCTGAACTGAACACAAGAGGGACAATGCTGGGGAAGAGAATGATGGAAATGTAACACATTGATTCAATGTATAATGCTGTAGATCAGATTAAACAAATTCAGTCATATTGtttccatcatcatcattatgaaTGACATCATcatcagaattatgatttttgggGACATTGACTGCCTTCTGTCTGCCTATTGTACATAAGTGGATGGAAGGTGGATGTCACAGGATTGGATGATATTTTAGAGCTTCATTTTTTTCTTGCTCTTACAcgccccccagcatgcacaagcAAAGTATTGTCACTGCATTGTCCATTGGACGGTGCTGATCACAAATAAAAtgctgtgaccaatcaaagcATCACACAATGTAACCAACACCTGAAGATAGCAGCTTGCCCCCACTTTGCCCTCACACACTGATTGGAGAGTG
This window encodes:
- the LOC120923183 gene encoding vomeronasal type-2 receptor 26-like codes for the protein MIFNDKGELPSPMEIVNWITRIKGRNITDWMHVGHFDGSLSEGQQLTLETEQISWKGDKVPRGQCSEECLPGFRKSVREGYHPCCYNCAPCSEGEISNQSDSELCKKCPENEWPNKAKTICSDKVNEYLSYEEDILVLFFSITSVIFATTSLLLLGLFVWFRSTPIVRANNRNLSFILLLSLILSFLSVFLFLGRPVDITCMLQQVTFGVPFTISASSILAKTIMVFIAFKATRPGSCCRKWVGVKLPNTVMLFCSSIQVMNCILWLSISPPFQEYDMDSYPGKIIIQCNEGSVIGFYSMLGYMGFLAAVSFLLAFMVRTLPDSFNEAKYITFSMLVFCSVWIAMIPAYLSTRGKYMVAVEIFAILTSSAGILLCMFSPKLYILLFKPELNTRGTMLGKRMMEM